The nucleotide window TCCCAACCTGGACCGCCCGCACGACGACCGCGCGGAAATCACCCAGGCTGTGCAGGCCTTCACCGCGCGCCGGATCCAGCAACGACTGGAAGAAACCATCGAGATCCCGCCACTGGCGGAAACCGCGCAAAAAATCATCAAGCTGCGGGTCGACCCCGATGCCACCATCGATGACATCACCGGTGTCGTCGAAACCGACCCGGCCCTGGCCGCGCAGGTGGTGAGCTGGGCCGCGTCGCCCTACTACGCCTCGCCGGGCAAGATCCGTTCGGTGGAAGATGCCATCGTCCGGGTGCTGGGTTTCGACCTGGTGATCAACCTGGCGCTGGGCCTGGCGCTGGGCAAGACCCTGAGCCTGCCCAAGGACCACCCGCAACACGCCACGCCGTACTGGCACCAGTCGATCTACACCGCTGCAGTCATCGAAGGCCTGACCCGTGCCATGCCTCGCGCCCAGCGCCCGGAAGGGGGGCTGACGTACCTCTCCGGCCTGCTGCACAATTTCGGCTACTTGCTGCTGGCCCACGTGTTCCCACCGCACTTCTCGTTGATCTGCCGCCACCTGGAGGTCAACCCGCACCTGTGTCACAGCTACGTGGAACAGCACCTGCTAGGCATCAGCCGCGAACAGATCGGCGCCTGGCTGATGCGCTACTGGGACATGCCCGACGAACTGGCCACCGCCCTGCGCTTCCAGCACGACCCGCACTACGACGGCGAATACGCCGCCTACCCGAACCTGGTCTGCCTGGCCGTGCGCCTGCTGCGGGCCCGTAGCGTCGGCTCCGGCCCGGACGAAGAAATCCCCGATGCGCTGCTCGAGCGTGTGGGTTTGACCCGGGAGAAGGCTAACGACGTGGTCAGCAAAGTGCTGGAAGCTGAAGTGTTGTTGCGGGAGTTGGCTTCGCAGTTCCATGGCTGAAGGCCACGCGGGTCACTGCATCACCGAGCCTTTGTGGCGAGGGGATTTATCCCCGCTGGGCTGCGAAGCAGCCCCAAAAGGTTGGATACAGTCAGCCTGGCACACCCCGCATGCAGATTTTTAGGGCCGCTTCGCAGCCCAGCGGGGATAAATCCCCTCGCCACAAAGGCAATCACTAGGCTTTCGTCTTCCTCGGCTTCAGATACCGCATCAACCCCTGGAACCAGATCACCAGCGCCGGGTTGCCCTTGATCTGGATCGCCTTGTCCTGAATCCCGTTCATGAACGCCAGTTGCTTGTTCTTGGCCTGCATCGTGGCGAAGCCGTAGGCGGCGTCCTTGAAGGCGATGGCGAAAGCCGGGGTTGGGTAGGTGCCGGAGTGGCTGGTGATGCGTTGGTTCTTCACGGTGAAATGCCGGGCGACCTTGCCGTCCAGGGTTTGCAGCTGGAACACCAGTTCCTTGTCGCCCAATTGTTGCTGGAACGCCGGGTTGGTCCGACTGGCCTTGCCCATCAGCAAGCCCAGCATCCACAACAGGAAACGAAATTTCATGGGCAACGTCTCGAAGAAAGTTAATGGCTGGCGCAGTTTAGCGATTCTTCGGCCAAACGCCATCATCTGATCGCTTTAATGGGAGATGAATAGGTTTTCCTGCAAGATGACTACCAAGTCACGTCTTACAGATAAACGCCTGGGCTTTCATTTTCGTCAGCCGCTTCAGATATTTCCTTCAAAACGTCGGGCTGTTCATGAACTAGGCAGTGGACCGAGGCACCGATAACCTTTATCCGTCATCGCAAAAAACGGTGACACGGACGTGCAAGTCCGAGTAAAACAGCCACCTCAAAATGCCTCCGTCGATTCAAGGCGCGTTCGTGCCTGTGTTCTATGGCGGCTGTGTTCGGGAGACTCTTGAAGTCTGCCGGGGTTTGGTTGGCTTTACCCGGTCTTGCACACTCGCTCACAGCTGCCACCTTCAATCGCGTGCAAGCGGTCAGTTGCTGGTGGAACGGGCGCTGGATCGTCTGGAAGCGCAGGAGACGGCGGCGCTGGGAGGCAAGGGGTAAGTCAGCCAGCCTTGATGCAAGCCGGGCTTCCGCCATCGCGAGCAGGCTCGCTCCCACAATGGGATCGGGTACAGCCGCAAGAGACAGGTCAGCTATAAGACCGCCGCGCTTTTGCTTTTGCTTTTGCTTTTGCTTTTGATCTTCAGGCCCCGTTAACCACGACGGCCGAACGCAGGCGTTGCGTAGTGGGCATTCCGGCATGGATGCCGGGATAGCCGCGCTGGGCCATGGATGGCCCTTCGCGGCGGGCCCACGGAGCAATGCCGGAGTGAGGGAACACCTCGCCTTGGCGAGGTGCCGAGTGGTGGGGCCAAGCCTTTTTGGTTACTTTTGGCTGGGCCGGCATTCCGGGCGTTTGCCAAAAGTAACCCGCTGTAAAAGCGGAACCATAAGTAGCCGTTACCGCGGCAATGGATATGCACCCGATCAACAAATCCCCGCCAACTGTCAGGCCGCCTTCGCGAGCAAGCCCGCTCCCACAAGGGAATCGGGGATAACGCGGATTTTGCGACCACCACAAAACAACTGCGGGAGCGAGCCCGCTCGCGATGACGGAGGCTCAGTCGACATTGAAGCCAACTGAACCGACGCCATCGCGAGCAGGCTCGCTCCCACAGGGTTTATGCAGTGATCAAATGATCAGCAGCAATCACTCAATCAAACATTCGGGCAAGGAACCGGTGCCCAGTCGCCCAGGTCCGGGTTTTTGCACATGCTGTTGACCTGGGTGTTACCGGCGCTGGCGACTTGCTTGCTTTCATCCTGCTTGGCCTTGGCGGTCTGCAGGGTTTTCTCGGTGGTCACCGCTTCTTTCGGCACGGTTGGCAGTTCTTTCTTCTTCGCCGCGACTATCTTGGTCTTGCTCTTTGTCTTGGTCGAGGTCACGACCGGCGTAGTGTCGGCAGTTGCCACGGTGACCACGTCAGTGCGCTGCACACCTACTTGCTGCAGGTCTTTCTCGTAGGCCTGGGTGTAGTTGTTCAGGTCTTCGGAGGCTTTGCCGTTGACCGCGACGATCAGGTCGTTGGACTCTTTCAGGCCGGCGACGATTTCCGCCAGGCGCTTGCGGCCTTCGGTGTCGTTGACGGTCTTGGCCTTGCGGTCGGCGACCAGTTTGGTGAACGCGCTCTGGTAGCACTGCTGCGAAGCCTTGGCGTAGGCGGTGCTGCGGTCGATGTCGCCCACACGCTTGTTGACGTCAGCGGCGTAGGAGGCGATGCGCTGGTTGTCATCGGCGATCTGCTTCTGGCGCTCGGTGTAGTAACCGGCTGCACCACCGGCCAGGGCGCCGCCCGCGGCACCGATGGCGGCGTTACGGCCACGGTTATCGGAGTCACCGGTCAAGGCACCCAGCAGTGCGCCACCCACCGCGCCGACAGCGGCGCCGGTGATAACCGACTGGGTCATGTTGCCTTCGGTGGCGCGCAGGTGCTGCACCGGCTCGTAGCAGTTAGGGTAGTACTCGACCTTGGTGCTCGACGCGACCTTGGACGTCGGCGACGTCGCGCAACCGGTCAGTACGGTGCTGAAGCCGACGGCGACCATCAGCAAATGACGCTTGGAAACCGAAGCAAAAGGTTTACGGGAGAAAAGCATAGTTGTGTTCTCTTTTAAGTTTTGACCAACCCAGCACGGCCCGACGCCGCATGGGTTCCCTCCAAGCTTGCCAACAGTGAGCACTCAAGACCGCAGGGCGCTCGTTGCCAGCAATTCCTTCAATATCGCCGCCGGGTCGGCTCGTTTTTGTTGACGATATTCCCCGACATGACGAACGAATAAGGTCGCGCGCGCCACCAGGCTCTTGCCCAGCACCGGCTTGCGCTCCATCTCCTCCTTGATGCGTTGAAACTGCGCCTGGATCACGGCATCGGTGTAACGCGTGCCGGTCGCCAGGTTGTCGATATAGATCGCCACCGCGCCATCCAGCGCGCTGCGGCCGTTGTCGATGGCCGTGGCGAACAGTTGCGCGCTGGCATCGTCCTTGGCGTCCACCGCCACCTGGTGGCTGCGCTGCAGATTGGTCAGGCGGATGTTGTAGTTGTTGACGGTCTCGGCCACCAGGGCCGCCGATTGGATCAGGTTGCCGGCCGCTTCCTCGCGTTGCTGGGCGATGAGCGAGACGTTGCGCTTGAGTTCTTCGTTGACCAGTCCCAGTTCGGCTTGCAGCCGCGGGTCGACGCTGGCAGCGATGATGCTGTCCAGGCGCTTGGTCGGATCCTGGGCGTCGTCGATGGCATCGGTCAGGGACGCGAGGCGACCTTCTTTCTGCCATTGGGCGAACAGTTCCTTGTAGCGCGAACGCGGTGCCGACAGCGCGCCGACAGCCACCCGGAAGCCCGTGGTTTCGTTGCTTTGCTCGGTGCCGTCGGCTGTGAACAAGGGGTATTCACGGCGCATGCCGGTGAACAGCGTGCCCTCGCCTTCCAGGTAGTTGCCGCCCTTGACCACGAAACCACCGTAGGCGCCCTGGCGTCGTCCGGAATGCACCAGCTGGAAGGACTCCTGGACCATTTCGGCCGCGTTGCCGATCACGTCGAACAGGCCGACGGGGTTCGGCAACTTGGTGCCGATGGGCATCAGTCGCGCCGCCTGGCCCGTGCCGCCGGCCACTTGGTTGAACACCGCCCAATCGGCTAATGGTCCGTCGCTTTCACTGCCTTCCAGGCGCCGTGGGAACAGCCGTCCTTCCAGGTCCTGGCGGCTGACAGCCTGCCCGCCACGGGCGGCGAATTCCCACTCGACTTCGGTGGGCAGGCGCACGAAGCCCAGCCCGCCGTCTTCGGCGGAGGTGCCGCGACCGCTCACCGGCAGCAGGTCCTTGTGGTATTTCATCAGCCAGGCGCTGTACACCGCCGAGAAACGCTCGGCCTCGAACTTCGACAGTTTCACTTTGGGCAAGCGCCCGGCCATGCCCTGGGGCAGCTCGGCTTGCAGGGTCTCGCAGGCCGGTGCCGGCTCACCGCTGGCCAGGGACTGGGCCTGGGCCATGACCTGGGCGTATTGGCGCGCCGTGACTTCGTATTTGCCGATGAAGTACAGCATCGGCTTGAGCGGCGTCTGGGCGTCGGTCTTGGGCATCAACGGCGTGATGGTCTTGTTCCAGTCCTTGGGCAGATCCTTGAGGGTGAACTGGCCGTTGATGAAGTCGCGCCGGTAGCCGGAAATGAACGACTGCTGGTAACCGGCCTCGCCCTCGCTGAACGGGTAGCCCAGGCTGATCTCACGGTCGTCCAGGGTGCCCTGGGCGAGGATGTAGACGTAGCGGAACACCATCTGTCCGTCACACGGCAGCGGCAGGCTGACGTCATCGGGCAACGGCTTGGGGTTGTCCAGCTTGTCGCTGCCTTCATCGGCGCTGGCGATGTTGCTCAGAGCGGCCAGACTGGCCAGGCTCAGCGCCACGGCGGCGCCCAGTAACTTATACATCACGGATTCCTTCAGAGGCCTGGATGCGCGCCACCCGCCAGCCGCCACAGGCCGCCGCCACGGCGCTGACGCCGAGCACGGCCACCAGGGCCAGGGTGTAGTGACGCAGCAGCAGATGGCTGGCGTACTCGCCCGGCATCTGTGCAAATAAATGATTCAGGCCCGACTGCGCCAGGCCGTACAACCCGGCACTCAGCAGAGCCGCGAGGCTGGCGCTGTACAGCGCCTGCAACACCACGAACAGCAGCAGCGCGGCGGTGGACACCCCCAACAGGCGCAACACCGACAGCTCCCGCCGCTTGCGTTCGACCGCCGCCAGCGCTCCGGCAAAAATCGCCGCGAACGCCCCGGCCAACGCCAACCCGGCGATGATCCAGAACACGATCGACAGGTTGCGGCTCAACGATTGCACTTGTGCGATGGTCTGGGCCTGGGTCGACACCAAAAGATTCTGCGCCACGAAATACTGCCGCAGCGGTTCCACATCGCCGAGGCTGCGGGCGTACAGACGAAACGCCGGATAGACGCGCTGCCCGGCAACACCCACCGCATCGCCCGGCCAGCCGAGCGCGGGCACCGCACGCCCGTCGCGGTAGTCCTCGGCCGCTTCCAGCAGGGCCAGCGGCGCGAACAATCCATCACGGGCAAAGGCTTCCAGCGGCAATACGTGCAGCACCCGGACCCGGGTCCGCTGCGCCTCACTGCGACCGGCCACCTGCCGGCCAA belongs to Pseudomonas sp. B21-028 and includes:
- a CDS encoding ABC transporter permease → MRGALVASLAWQDYRNDAWLSACSVLALVAVVAPLLVLFGLKFGLVSSLTERLQSDPATREIIPLGGGRFSAEFIEQLGRRGDVSFALPRTRQIAATADLNNATAAVTVEMIPTAANDPLLDHLPLPQGLDEVVLSQTAAEKLGAKAGDWLQASFGRQVAGRSEAQRTRVRVLHVLPLEAFARDGLFAPLALLEAAEDYRDGRAVPALGWPGDAVGVAGQRVYPAFRLYARSLGDVEPLRQYFVAQNLLVSTQAQTIAQVQSLSRNLSIVFWIIAGLALAGAFAAIFAGALAAVERKRRELSVLRLLGVSTAALLLFVVLQALYSASLAALLSAGLYGLAQSGLNHLFAQMPGEYASHLLLRHYTLALVAVLGVSAVAAACGGWRVARIQASEGIRDV
- the tagQ gene encoding type VI secretion system-associated lipoprotein TagQ, with translation MLFSRKPFASVSKRHLLMVAVGFSTVLTGCATSPTSKVASSTKVEYYPNCYEPVQHLRATEGNMTQSVITGAAVGAVGGALLGALTGDSDNRGRNAAIGAAGGALAGGAAGYYTERQKQIADDNQRIASYAADVNKRVGDIDRSTAYAKASQQCYQSAFTKLVADRKAKTVNDTEGRKRLAEIVAGLKESNDLIVAVNGKASEDLNNYTQAYEKDLQQVGVQRTDVVTVATADTTPVVTSTKTKSKTKIVAAKKKELPTVPKEAVTTEKTLQTAKAKQDESKQVASAGNTQVNSMCKNPDLGDWAPVPCPNV
- a CDS encoding aminoacyl-tRNA deacylase and HDOD domain-containing protein, which translates into the protein MTEAALAPEIPHAPSVIRQLLEKLGIGFDEVIERPSLNPARKVQAVLLHDAVGALMVLFPQSQLLDLNRLAELTGRKLTAVPTERLERMLGKHNLSLLPGLPALTSSPCLYEESLLREPKLLIHSGEPGVLLEVTSEAFKSMLTKASAATFGEPVSNITPNLDRPHDDRAEITQAVQAFTARRIQQRLEETIEIPPLAETAQKIIKLRVDPDATIDDITGVVETDPALAAQVVSWAASPYYASPGKIRSVEDAIVRVLGFDLVINLALGLALGKTLSLPKDHPQHATPYWHQSIYTAAVIEGLTRAMPRAQRPEGGLTYLSGLLHNFGYLLLAHVFPPHFSLICRHLEVNPHLCHSYVEQHLLGISREQIGAWLMRYWDMPDELATALRFQHDPHYDGEYAAYPNLVCLAVRLLRARSVGSGPDEEIPDALLERVGLTREKANDVVSKVLEAEVLLRELASQFHG
- a CDS encoding helicase; translated protein: MKFRFLLWMLGLLMGKASRTNPAFQQQLGDKELVFQLQTLDGKVARHFTVKNQRITSHSGTYPTPAFAIAFKDAAYGFATMQAKNKQLAFMNGIQDKAIQIKGNPALVIWFQGLMRYLKPRKTKA
- a CDS encoding formylglycine-generating enzyme family protein, whose protein sequence is MYKLLGAAVALSLASLAALSNIASADEGSDKLDNPKPLPDDVSLPLPCDGQMVFRYVYILAQGTLDDREISLGYPFSEGEAGYQQSFISGYRRDFINGQFTLKDLPKDWNKTITPLMPKTDAQTPLKPMLYFIGKYEVTARQYAQVMAQAQSLASGEPAPACETLQAELPQGMAGRLPKVKLSKFEAERFSAVYSAWLMKYHKDLLPVSGRGTSAEDGGLGFVRLPTEVEWEFAARGGQAVSRQDLEGRLFPRRLEGSESDGPLADWAVFNQVAGGTGQAARLMPIGTKLPNPVGLFDVIGNAAEMVQESFQLVHSGRRQGAYGGFVVKGGNYLEGEGTLFTGMRREYPLFTADGTEQSNETTGFRVAVGALSAPRSRYKELFAQWQKEGRLASLTDAIDDAQDPTKRLDSIIAASVDPRLQAELGLVNEELKRNVSLIAQQREEAAGNLIQSAALVAETVNNYNIRLTNLQRSHQVAVDAKDDASAQLFATAIDNGRSALDGAVAIYIDNLATGTRYTDAVIQAQFQRIKEEMERKPVLGKSLVARATLFVRHVGEYRQQKRADPAAILKELLATSALRS